In Syntrophomonadaceae bacterium, a genomic segment contains:
- a CDS encoding SOS response-associated peptidase — translation MCGRYFLALTEENLEIIKIIGQVNERYKDNPLLTLMKTGEIFPTNIAPVLTAGSAELMGWGFSRFDGKGRVINARAETVTEKTMFRRHFFMHRCLIPVSYYFEWKNSEGKKNRYAIALRTPFFMAGLYRHEKDLPLPTFVIITRPAVPELAFIHDRMPVLVSSADQQEWLNNADFIHVALTKPPLNLNYWQA, via the coding sequence ATGTGTGGACGATATTTTCTTGCTCTTACTGAAGAAAACCTGGAAATAATAAAAATCATCGGGCAAGTCAACGAGCGGTACAAAGACAACCCCCTGTTGACTTTAATGAAAACCGGAGAAATCTTCCCGACAAATATTGCCCCTGTACTGACCGCTGGTTCAGCAGAACTTATGGGATGGGGATTTTCGCGATTTGACGGTAAAGGCAGGGTAATAAATGCCCGAGCCGAAACCGTCACGGAAAAAACCATGTTTCGTCGACATTTTTTCATGCACCGCTGCCTGATTCCTGTAAGCTATTATTTTGAATGGAAAAATTCGGAAGGGAAAAAGAACAGGTACGCCATTGCTTTGCGCACCCCGTTCTTCATGGCCGGGCTTTACCGGCATGAAAAGGATTTGCCACTTCCAACCTTTGTGATTATAACCAGACCGGCGGTGCCTGAGCTAGCTTTTATTCATGACCGGATGCCGGTACTGGTCAGCAGCGCCGACCAGCAGGAGTGGCTAAATAATGCGGACTTTATTCATGTAGCGCTTACCAAACCGCCCCTTAATCTGAATTATTGGCAAGCTTAA